The Paenibacillus tianjinensis genome has a window encoding:
- a CDS encoding MFS transporter gives MKNKTVISTSPSLWTTDFVLVTAVMTLTRICTQVQTISMPLYFQHLGASITVAGLSMTAFTIAAMLFRPFVGALLDQRGRKPLLIIGLFLYALSTFAYGLVTMIPLLIVLRIIHGASFSASSTSTSAMITDILPEKHMTQGLAYYGMFGTLSIALAPSMTLYFIDHATYTTLFSVTSGLSVVALLISLVVTSERSRLSKIAEHQSRAELETRTDSIPAKYSIWNSFIVRKAFSPVLTMLSITIATSAVTVFLPTYSRAVGIPGIGLFYLVQAAALAASSIVIGHLSKKWGAVMVIRCSLLALGSSIMVISLCPTLWAILLAAALFGFANGLLMPELNALAVLSAAPNRRGQASAMFYLALDIGIGTGAAVWGWVSDTIGIQWIYIIAGCLPFILLLVSVLCRIDYNLGSVQAEQQVRPYGNEGTTLAAQSKE, from the coding sequence ATGAAGAACAAAACCGTCATTTCCACCTCGCCCTCACTGTGGACCACAGACTTCGTACTCGTTACCGCCGTCATGACGCTTACGCGTATCTGCACCCAGGTACAGACCATATCCATGCCTCTTTATTTCCAACACCTCGGGGCAAGCATTACGGTGGCCGGACTGTCCATGACCGCCTTTACCATCGCTGCTATGCTCTTCCGTCCGTTCGTCGGAGCGTTATTGGACCAACGGGGAAGGAAGCCGCTCCTGATCATAGGATTGTTTCTATATGCCCTTTCCACCTTTGCTTACGGTTTGGTTACCATGATTCCGCTCCTGATTGTTCTCCGCATCATTCACGGAGCCTCATTCTCGGCCAGTTCTACCTCCACCAGTGCTATGATTACCGATATTCTCCCTGAGAAGCACATGACACAAGGCTTGGCCTATTACGGTATGTTCGGCACCCTGTCCATTGCCTTGGCTCCTTCCATGACTCTTTATTTCATTGATCACGCCACCTATACGACACTCTTCAGTGTAACATCGGGGCTTAGTGTTGTTGCATTGTTGATTAGCCTTGTCGTTACCTCCGAGCGAAGCCGTCTCTCCAAAATTGCTGAACATCAAAGCAGGGCAGAGTTGGAGACGAGAACGGATTCGATACCGGCTAAATACTCCATATGGAACTCGTTTATTGTAAGGAAAGCTTTTTCTCCTGTGCTCACCATGCTCTCTATAACCATCGCGACGAGCGCTGTTACTGTTTTCTTGCCCACTTACTCCAGAGCTGTCGGAATCCCCGGTATTGGCCTTTTTTACTTGGTGCAGGCAGCTGCCCTGGCCGCATCCAGCATAGTGATCGGCCATCTTTCTAAGAAATGGGGGGCGGTTATGGTGATCCGCTGCAGCTTGCTCGCCCTGGGCTCCTCTATCATGGTCATTAGTCTATGCCCCACCCTGTGGGCGATTCTATTGGCCGCCGCGCTCTTCGGATTCGCTAATGGATTGTTGATGCCTGAGCTAAATGCTCTAGCTGTACTTAGTGCTGCACCCAACCGCAGAGGGCAGGCAAGTGCCATGTTCTACCTTGCGCTTGATATTGGCATCGGGACCGGCGCGGCGGTCTGGGGATGGGTCTCCGATACCATTGGTATCCAGTGGATCTACATAATAGCCGGATGCTTACCCTTCATACTTCTGCTAGTCTCAGTATTATGCCGCATTGATTATAATCTGGGTTCCGTTCAAGCAGAACAACAGGTGCGGCCATATGGCAATGAGGGAACTACGCTCGCAGCACAGTCAAAAGAATGA
- a CDS encoding pyridoxamine 5'-phosphate oxidase family protein: MSKYDEAMKLLEEQVGNKDGLITLSTIALEPGANGKSRPAARIVDAYYEDGAFYTVTYATSGKMQQIAENPEVAVCIIVENFTADGIGENLGWVCDEQNAEMMTKLRTIFADWYYEANNDEDPNTCLLRIRLIKGLWNDAHKGIRNEIDFVHKTVS, from the coding sequence ATGAGCAAGTACGACGAAGCCATGAAGCTGCTGGAAGAACAAGTGGGTAATAAGGACGGCCTGATCACTCTGTCTACTATCGCGCTGGAACCGGGGGCCAATGGCAAAAGCCGCCCCGCCGCCCGCATTGTGGACGCCTATTATGAGGACGGTGCGTTTTACACCGTCACTTACGCGACCTCAGGCAAGATGCAGCAGATCGCAGAGAACCCCGAAGTCGCCGTTTGTATCATCGTCGAGAACTTTACGGCCGATGGTATCGGTGAGAACCTGGGCTGGGTATGTGACGAGCAAAACGCGGAGATGATGACAAAGCTGCGTACCATATTCGCCGATTGGTATTACGAAGCCAATAACGACGAAGACCCTAACACATGCCTGCTGCGCATTCGCCTGATAAAGGGCCTCTGGAATGACGCCCATAAAGGGATCAGAAATGAGATTGATTTTGTCCATAAGACGGTAAGTTAA
- a CDS encoding helix-turn-helix domain-containing protein, with protein MGKHDFSSALGEFIKSRRHRLQPENAGIKPLPGRRRTPGLRREEVAYLANVSVTYYTWLEQGRERNPSPEILSHISQALQLDTDERKHLFDLAAPDPISFSMTQRSDKPDNGFLQNLVDQMRYPSFIANEFADLIVWNRGVELVVADFSQLPESERNMVALVFLDPEYPKKLVNWEDFARHMTALIRAGFDSNKNNPMYMERYEHLRRNSEDFVRLWEWHEIRQKSSAPIHYLLPDGQELAFTIHCAALDNNPELQWCFFVPTPGSGTEERLAKLLEQDAGWPPQS; from the coding sequence ATGGGGAAACATGATTTTTCATCCGCTTTGGGGGAATTCATCAAATCGCGCAGACATCGGCTTCAACCTGAAAATGCGGGAATCAAACCCTTGCCTGGCAGGAGGCGTACTCCGGGACTTCGAAGGGAAGAAGTCGCCTATCTGGCCAATGTCAGCGTAACTTATTATACTTGGCTAGAACAGGGCCGAGAGAGGAATCCTTCCCCAGAAATCTTGTCCCACATCAGCCAAGCGCTGCAACTGGATACAGACGAGCGGAAGCACTTATTCGACCTGGCCGCACCCGATCCAATCAGCTTCAGCATGACCCAGAGATCAGATAAACCCGATAACGGATTTTTGCAAAACCTTGTGGATCAAATGCGTTATCCTTCTTTCATTGCCAATGAGTTTGCCGATTTGATCGTCTGGAATCGAGGAGTGGAGCTCGTTGTCGCGGACTTCAGCCAATTGCCCGAAAGCGAACGAAATATGGTGGCGCTGGTGTTTCTGGATCCGGAGTACCCAAAGAAGCTTGTAAACTGGGAAGATTTTGCTCGTCACATGACGGCGTTAATCCGGGCAGGCTTCGACAGTAACAAAAACAACCCCATGTACATGGAACGCTATGAGCATCTTAGACGGAATAGCGAAGACTTCGTACGTTTGTGGGAGTGGCATGAGATCCGGCAAAAAAGCTCTGCCCCGATTCATTATCTTCTTCCAGACGGACAGGAATTGGCGTTCACGATCCATTGCGCTGCCCTCGACAATAATCCGGAACTGCAATGGTGCTTCTTCGTTCCTACACCAGGTTCGGGAACGGAAGAGCGACTAGCAAAATTGCTGGAGCAAGACGCCGGGTGGCCGCCGCAATCTTAG
- a CDS encoding SDR family NAD(P)-dependent oxidoreductase, protein MNTYAYQGKLAVVTGASSGIGEVYAGALAAQGCHVVLAARSEKKLNALAGEIQRKYGVQAYALPCDLSKAGAPRQLAESIAELGLTVDILINNAGVGTHGRFEEIDPEREQEEIMLNTAALVDLTHHFLPGMLQRKDGVVVNVASMAAFAPCAYSAVYGATKAFVLSFSEALWAETRGRGVRVLTLCPGATDTGFFDAVGSRDMAAGSALSTPEKVVQAGFRGIDKGSIYIIDGRNNHMAAQMGRFLPRHRVAMIMERISRPKKH, encoded by the coding sequence ATGAATACATATGCATATCAGGGCAAGCTGGCAGTGGTCACCGGTGCTTCATCCGGAATTGGCGAAGTGTATGCTGGGGCGCTGGCTGCACAAGGCTGCCATGTCGTACTAGCCGCACGCTCAGAAAAGAAGCTGAACGCATTGGCCGGCGAAATTCAACGTAAGTATGGAGTGCAGGCGTATGCCCTGCCCTGCGATTTGTCCAAAGCAGGTGCCCCGCGCCAACTAGCCGAATCCATCGCCGAGCTCGGCCTAACGGTAGATATTCTAATCAATAACGCAGGCGTTGGCACGCATGGCCGCTTTGAGGAGATCGATCCGGAGCGCGAGCAGGAGGAAATTATGCTGAACACCGCTGCTCTTGTCGACCTGACGCATCATTTTCTGCCCGGTATGCTGCAGCGCAAGGATGGAGTCGTCGTCAACGTGGCTTCAATGGCCGCGTTCGCACCTTGCGCCTATTCGGCTGTTTACGGTGCAACCAAGGCTTTCGTGTTATCTTTCTCCGAAGCGTTGTGGGCCGAAACCCGTGGACGCGGTGTGCGCGTCCTTACCCTGTGTCCGGGGGCGACGGATACAGGCTTTTTCGATGCTGTCGGCAGCAGGGACATGGCGGCGGGTAGCGCATTGTCCACTCCAGAGAAAGTCGTGCAAGCTGGATTTCGCGGAATCGACAAAGGCAGCATTTATATCATCGACGGGCGAAATAATCACATGGCAGCTCAGATGGGTCGTTTTCTTCCCCGTCATAGAGTAGCTATGATAATGGAACGCATCTCGCGCCCCAAAAAACATTGA